From Streptomyces sp. 6-11-2, one genomic window encodes:
- a CDS encoding nitronate monooxygenase, whose amino-acid sequence MSSALTDLFPHPIVQAPMAGGPAVPPLAAAVSDAGGLGFLAAGYKTADGMYQEIKQLRGLTGRPFGVNVFMPQPESAETGAVDLYAHQLAGEPGWYETELGDPESGRDDGYDAKLAVLLEDPVPVVSFHFGVPAREVVDSLHRVGTFVLATATTTEEALAVDRSGADVVIAQGVEAGGHQGTHRDLPEQSGAGIGVLSLVAQIREAVALPIIATGGIMRGSQIAAVLAAGASAAQLGTAFLATPESGAHELHKQALTDPVFPRTELTRAFSGRPARGLVNRFMREHGPYAPAAYPEVHHLTAPLRKAAAKAKDAQGMALWAGQGHRMARELPAGQLVEVLLAELDAARAALAAGFAAGGDAR is encoded by the coding sequence ATGTCCTCCGCACTGACCGATCTCTTCCCGCACCCGATCGTGCAGGCGCCGATGGCGGGCGGTCCCGCGGTGCCGCCGCTCGCCGCGGCGGTGTCCGATGCCGGCGGACTGGGATTTCTCGCCGCCGGTTACAAGACCGCCGACGGCATGTACCAGGAGATCAAGCAGCTGCGCGGACTGACCGGCCGCCCCTTCGGCGTCAACGTGTTCATGCCGCAGCCGGAGAGCGCCGAGACCGGCGCCGTCGACCTCTACGCCCACCAGCTCGCCGGCGAGCCCGGCTGGTACGAGACCGAACTCGGCGACCCGGAGTCCGGACGCGACGACGGCTACGACGCCAAGCTCGCCGTGCTCCTGGAGGACCCGGTGCCGGTCGTCTCCTTCCACTTCGGCGTGCCCGCCCGCGAGGTCGTGGACTCCCTGCACCGGGTCGGCACCTTCGTCCTCGCCACCGCCACCACCACCGAGGAGGCGCTCGCCGTGGACCGCTCGGGCGCGGACGTGGTGATCGCCCAGGGCGTGGAGGCCGGCGGTCACCAGGGCACCCATCGCGACCTCCCGGAACAGAGCGGCGCCGGGATCGGCGTGCTCTCGCTCGTCGCGCAGATCCGTGAGGCGGTCGCCCTGCCGATCATCGCCACGGGCGGCATCATGCGCGGCAGCCAGATCGCCGCCGTGCTCGCGGCGGGCGCCAGCGCCGCCCAGCTCGGCACGGCCTTCCTCGCCACCCCCGAGTCCGGCGCGCACGAGCTGCACAAGCAGGCCCTCACCGACCCGGTGTTCCCGCGTACGGAGCTGACCCGGGCGTTCTCCGGACGGCCGGCCCGCGGACTGGTCAACCGCTTCATGCGGGAGCACGGCCCGTACGCGCCCGCCGCCTACCCGGAGGTCCACCACCTCACCGCGCCGCTGCGCAAGGCGGCCGCCAAGGCGAAGGACGCGCAGGGCATGGCACTGTGGGCGGGCCAGGGCCACCGGATGGCCCGCGAGCTGCCCGCCGGGCAGCTGGTGGAGGTGCTGCTCGCCGAACTCGACGCCGCACGGGCGGCACTGGCGGCCGGTTTCGCGGCAGGAGGTGACGCGCGATGA
- a CDS encoding 16S rRNA (uracil(1498)-N(3))-methyltransferase, which translates to MTAPVFVVDELKAIGPEFVLEGPEGRHAVSVKRLRPGEDVVLTDGRGRWIEGVVKAAEGKDRLVVSDLASLVEEPPESPRITVVQALPKGDRGELAVETMTEVGVDAIVPWSASRCITQWKGDRGLKALGKWRATAREAGKQSRRVRFPEVADAATTKQVAALLAEADFAAVLHESGEERLATVELPAQGDIVLVVGPEGGVSPEELAQFGDAGAKAYVLGPTVLRTSTAGTAAAALLLGRTGRWS; encoded by the coding sequence ATGACCGCGCCGGTGTTCGTCGTGGACGAACTGAAGGCAATCGGACCGGAGTTCGTGCTGGAGGGCCCCGAGGGGCGGCACGCGGTCTCGGTCAAGCGGCTGCGGCCCGGCGAGGACGTGGTGCTCACCGACGGCCGCGGGCGCTGGATCGAGGGCGTGGTCAAGGCCGCCGAGGGCAAGGACCGGCTGGTGGTCTCGGACTTGGCGTCCCTCGTCGAGGAACCGCCGGAGTCCCCCCGTATCACCGTCGTCCAGGCCCTGCCCAAGGGTGACCGCGGCGAACTCGCCGTGGAGACCATGACCGAGGTCGGCGTGGACGCGATCGTGCCGTGGTCCGCCTCCCGCTGTATCACGCAGTGGAAGGGCGACCGGGGTCTGAAGGCGCTCGGCAAGTGGCGCGCGACCGCCCGCGAGGCCGGCAAGCAGTCCCGCCGGGTGCGCTTCCCCGAGGTCGCGGACGCGGCGACGACCAAACAGGTTGCCGCACTTCTGGCCGAAGCCGACTTCGCCGCCGTGCTCCACGAGAGCGGCGAGGAACGCCTGGCCACCGTCGAACTCCCCGCCCAGGGCGACATCGTGCTGGTCGTCGGCCCGGAAGGCGGGGTGTCACCCGAGGAACTGGCACAGTTCGGGGACGCGGGGGCGAAGGCGTACGTGCTCGGCCCCACCGTGCTGCGCACCTCCACCGCCGGCACGGCGGCCGCCGCCCTGTTGCTGGGCCGTACCGGCCGCTGGTCCTGA
- a CDS encoding S41 family peptidase, translating into MTQPASSPSPASPAYLRFPHLRGELVAFTAEDDVWLAPLDGGRAWRVSADNVPANHPRISPDGAFVAWTSTRDGAPEAHIAPVVGGPAKRLTYWGSSKTQVRGWTPDGEVLAISTQGQASLRRTWARAVPLDGGPATTLPYGPVGDVAHGPHTVLLSAPMGREAAWWKRYRGGTAGKLWIDREDTGEFVRLHEDLDGNLEYPLWVGERIAFLSDHEGTGALYSSLADGSDLRRHTRLDGFYARHAATDGTRVVYSSAGELWLLDDLDGAEPRRIDVRLGGPRVDLQPYPVNASHWFGSAAPDHTARGSAVAVRGAVHWVTHRSGPARALAAEPGVRTRLPRTFRAEGEEWVVWVTDAEGDDALEFAPATGLAPGATPRRLGAGQLGRVLELATAPDGSRVAVASHDGRLLLVERESGEVREVDRSEHGDVGDLAFSPDSAWLAWSHPGPRPLSQLRLANTTDLSVTEATPLRFRDHAPAFTLDGKHLAFLSHRSFDPVYDEHVFDLAFVESSRPHLITLAAATPSPFGPQRHGRPFEAPDKEETPDSEGVPATRIDLEGLADRIVPFPVEAARYSNLRAAKDGVLWLRHPVRGVLGASRATPDDPDPKTELERYDLLQQRIEHLAADADHFAVSGDGKRVLLWTDGKLKVVPSDRRASGDEDSDSNITVDLGRVRQTVDPAAEWRQMYEETGRVMRDHFWRPDMGGVDWDGVLDRYRPVLDRIATHDDLVDLLWEVHGELGTSHAYVMPPGGFGHGTRQGLLGADISRHEDGSWRIDRILPSETSDPDARSPLAAPGVAVRAGDAIVAVGGRPVDPVAGPGPLLVGTADKPVELTVLPAGGGDPRHAVVVPVADEEPLRYHAWVADRRAYVHERSGGRLGYLHVPDMQAPGWAQIHRDLRVEVAREGLVVDVRENRGGHTSQLVVEKLARRIVGWDLPRGMRPESYPLDAPRGPVVAVANEFSGSDGDIVNAAIKALGIGPVVGTRTWGGVIGIDSRYRLVDGTLITQPKYAFWLEGYGWGVENHGVDPDVEVAQRPQDHAAGHDAQLDEAIRLALQALQETPAKTPPSLP; encoded by the coding sequence GTGACTCAGCCCGCATCGTCTCCGTCGCCCGCATCGCCCGCGTATCTCCGGTTCCCGCATCTGCGCGGCGAGTTGGTCGCCTTCACCGCCGAGGACGACGTGTGGCTCGCGCCGCTGGACGGCGGCAGGGCCTGGCGGGTCAGCGCCGACAACGTGCCGGCGAACCACCCCCGTATCTCGCCCGACGGCGCCTTCGTCGCCTGGACCTCCACCCGTGACGGCGCTCCCGAGGCGCACATCGCCCCGGTCGTCGGCGGTCCCGCCAAGCGCCTGACGTACTGGGGGAGTTCGAAGACCCAGGTGCGCGGCTGGACTCCGGACGGCGAGGTCCTCGCGATCAGCACCCAGGGCCAGGCCAGCCTGCGCCGCACCTGGGCGCGCGCCGTCCCGCTCGACGGCGGACCGGCAACCACCCTGCCGTACGGGCCCGTCGGCGATGTCGCGCACGGCCCGCACACCGTCCTGCTGTCCGCGCCGATGGGCCGCGAGGCGGCCTGGTGGAAGCGGTACCGGGGCGGCACGGCGGGCAAGCTGTGGATCGACCGTGAGGACACCGGGGAGTTCGTCCGGCTGCACGAGGACCTGGACGGCAACCTCGAATACCCGCTGTGGGTGGGGGAGAGGATCGCCTTCCTCTCCGACCACGAGGGCACCGGCGCGCTGTACTCCTCGCTCGCCGACGGCTCCGACCTGCGCCGGCACACCCGGTTGGACGGTTTCTACGCCCGGCACGCCGCCACCGACGGCACCCGGGTCGTCTACTCCAGCGCCGGTGAACTGTGGCTCCTTGACGACCTGGACGGCGCCGAGCCGCGTCGGATCGACGTCCGGCTCGGCGGGCCGCGCGTCGACCTCCAGCCGTATCCGGTGAACGCCTCCCACTGGTTCGGCTCGGCGGCCCCCGACCACACCGCGCGCGGCAGCGCGGTCGCCGTGCGCGGCGCCGTCCACTGGGTCACCCACCGCTCCGGTCCCGCCCGCGCGCTCGCCGCCGAGCCCGGCGTACGCACCCGGCTGCCGCGCACCTTCCGCGCCGAGGGCGAGGAGTGGGTGGTGTGGGTGACGGACGCCGAGGGCGACGACGCCTTGGAGTTCGCGCCCGCCACCGGCCTGGCGCCCGGCGCCACCCCGCGCCGGCTGGGCGCCGGGCAGCTCGGCCGCGTCCTGGAACTCGCCACCGCCCCCGACGGCAGCCGCGTCGCCGTCGCCTCGCACGACGGCCGGCTGCTGCTCGTCGAACGCGAGAGCGGCGAGGTGCGCGAGGTCGACCGCAGCGAGCACGGGGACGTCGGCGACCTCGCCTTCTCGCCCGACTCCGCCTGGCTGGCCTGGTCGCACCCCGGGCCGCGCCCTCTCAGCCAGCTCCGCCTCGCCAACACCACCGACCTGTCGGTCACCGAGGCGACCCCGCTGCGCTTCCGGGACCACGCGCCCGCGTTCACCCTCGACGGCAAGCACCTCGCCTTCCTCTCCCACCGCTCCTTCGACCCGGTCTACGACGAGCACGTCTTCGACCTGGCGTTCGTCGAGAGCTCCCGCCCGCACCTGATCACGCTCGCCGCGGCGACCCCCTCGCCGTTCGGCCCGCAGCGGCACGGCCGGCCCTTCGAGGCGCCCGACAAGGAGGAGACCCCGGACAGCGAGGGTGTCCCGGCGACCCGGATCGACCTGGAGGGCCTGGCCGACCGCATCGTGCCGTTCCCGGTCGAGGCCGCCCGCTACTCCAACCTGCGCGCCGCCAAGGACGGCGTGCTCTGGCTCAGGCACCCGGTGCGCGGTGTTCTCGGCGCCTCCCGCGCCACACCCGACGACCCGGACCCGAAGACCGAGCTGGAGCGCTACGACCTCCTCCAGCAGCGCATCGAGCATCTTGCCGCCGACGCCGACCACTTCGCGGTCAGCGGCGACGGCAAGCGGGTCCTGCTGTGGACGGACGGCAAGCTCAAGGTCGTGCCGAGCGACCGGCGCGCCTCCGGCGACGAGGACAGCGACTCCAACATCACCGTCGACCTCGGCCGGGTCCGGCAGACCGTCGACCCGGCCGCCGAGTGGCGGCAGATGTACGAGGAGACCGGCCGCGTCATGCGGGACCACTTCTGGCGGCCGGACATGGGCGGCGTCGACTGGGACGGCGTCCTCGACCGCTACCGGCCCGTCCTGGACCGGATCGCCACCCACGACGACCTGGTCGACCTGCTCTGGGAGGTGCACGGCGAGCTGGGCACCTCGCACGCCTACGTCATGCCGCCCGGAGGCTTCGGGCACGGCACCCGGCAGGGGCTGCTCGGCGCGGACATCTCCCGGCACGAGGACGGGAGTTGGCGGATCGACCGGATCCTGCCCTCGGAGACCTCCGACCCGGACGCGCGCAGCCCGCTCGCCGCACCCGGCGTCGCGGTGCGCGCCGGGGACGCGATCGTCGCGGTCGGCGGCCGCCCGGTCGACCCGGTGGCCGGCCCCGGCCCGCTGCTGGTCGGCACGGCGGACAAGCCGGTCGAACTGACCGTCCTGCCGGCCGGCGGGGGCGACCCGCGGCACGCGGTCGTGGTCCCCGTCGCCGACGAGGAACCCCTGCGCTACCACGCGTGGGTGGCCGACCGCCGCGCCTACGTCCACGAGCGGTCCGGCGGCCGCCTCGGCTACCTGCACGTACCGGACATGCAGGCCCCCGGCTGGGCGCAGATCCACCGCGACCTGCGCGTGGAGGTGGCCCGCGAAGGGCTCGTCGTCGACGTCCGCGAGAACCGCGGCGGCCACACCTCCCAGCTCGTGGTGGAGAAGCTGGCCCGGCGGATCGTCGGCTGGGACCTGCCCCGCGGCATGCGGCCGGAGAGCTACCCGCTGGACGCGCCCCGCGGCCCGGTCGTCGCCGTCGCCAACGAGTTCTCGGGATCCGACGGCGACATCGTCAACGCGGCGATCAAGGCGCTGGGCATCGGGCCGGTCGTCGGCACCCGCACCTGGGGCGGCGTGATCGGCATCGACAGCCGCTACCGCCTGGTCGACGGCACGCTGATCACCCAGCCCAAGTACGCCTTCTGGCTGGAGGGTTACGGGTGGGGCGTGGAGAACCACGGGGTGGACCCGGACGTCGAGGTCGCGCAACGCCCGCAGGACCACGCGGCGGGCCACGACGCCCAACTCGACGAGGCGATCCGCCTCGCGCTTCAGGCGCTCCAGGAGACGCCCGCGAAGACGCCGCCGTCCCTGCCGTGA
- a CDS encoding histidine triad nucleotide-binding protein yields MAGEPQGDCLFCKIVAGQVPATIVRETETTVAFRDINPQAPTHVLVIPKAHYKDAAVLATEAPGLAADVLRETQAIADEDKLDSYRIVFNTGSGAGQTVWHAHAHVLGGRGLEWPPG; encoded by the coding sequence ATGGCAGGGGAACCCCAGGGCGACTGCCTGTTCTGCAAGATCGTCGCGGGACAGGTCCCGGCCACGATCGTCCGCGAGACGGAGACGACCGTCGCCTTCCGGGACATCAACCCCCAGGCGCCCACCCACGTCCTGGTGATCCCCAAGGCGCACTACAAGGACGCCGCGGTCCTCGCCACCGAGGCTCCCGGACTCGCCGCGGACGTGCTGCGCGAGACGCAGGCGATCGCCGACGAGGACAAGCTGGACAGCTACCGCATCGTGTTCAACACCGGTTCCGGCGCCGGCCAGACCGTCTGGCACGCCCACGCGCACGTCCTCGGCGGCCGCGGCCTCGAGTGGCCCCCCGGGTAG
- a CDS encoding ribonuclease Z: protein MSVRELVVLGTASQVPTRHRNHNGYLLRWDGEGILFDPGEGTQRQMLRAGAAAHDLNRICVTHFHGDHSLGLAGVIQRINLDRVPHEITAHYPRSGRRFFERLRYATAYRETVELTEAPVDADGVLATTPAYTLEARRLSHPVESFGYRLVEPDGRRMLPERLAAHGIKGPDVGRVQREGSLGGVPLEAVSEVRRGQRFAFVMDTRLCEGVHALAEGCDMLVIESTFLNEDEQLAVEYGHLTAGQAARVARDAGVRHLVLTHFSQRYTDPGGEFERQARAAGFDGELTVARDLLRVAVPKRR, encoded by the coding sequence GTGTCCGTACGTGAACTGGTCGTCCTCGGCACCGCCAGCCAGGTGCCCACCCGGCACCGCAACCACAACGGCTATCTGCTGCGCTGGGACGGCGAGGGCATCCTGTTCGACCCCGGCGAGGGCACCCAGCGCCAGATGCTGCGCGCCGGGGCCGCCGCGCACGACCTGAACCGGATCTGCGTCACCCACTTCCACGGTGACCACAGCCTCGGCCTGGCCGGGGTGATCCAGCGGATCAACCTCGACCGGGTGCCGCACGAGATCACCGCCCACTACCCGCGTTCGGGCCGGCGCTTCTTCGAGCGCCTGCGCTATGCCACCGCCTACCGCGAGACGGTCGAGCTGACCGAGGCCCCGGTCGACGCCGACGGCGTCCTCGCGACGACCCCGGCGTACACCCTCGAAGCCCGCCGGCTCTCCCACCCGGTGGAGTCCTTCGGCTACCGGCTCGTCGAGCCGGACGGGCGCCGCATGCTGCCCGAGCGGCTCGCCGCGCACGGGATCAAGGGCCCGGACGTGGGCCGCGTCCAGCGCGAGGGTTCCCTGGGCGGGGTGCCGCTGGAGGCCGTCAGCGAGGTGCGGCGCGGACAGCGGTTCGCGTTCGTCATGGACACCCGGCTGTGCGAGGGCGTGCACGCGCTCGCCGAGGGCTGCGACATGCTGGTCATCGAGTCGACCTTCCTCAACGAGGACGAGCAACTGGCCGTCGAGTACGGTCACCTGACCGCCGGTCAGGCTGCGCGGGTGGCGCGGGACGCCGGCGTGCGGCATCTGGTCCTCACCCACTTCAGCCAGCGGTACACCGACCCCGGGGGAGAGTTCGAGCGGCAGGCGCGGGCGGCCGGGTTCGACGGCGAGCTGACCGTGGCACGCGACCTGCTCAGAGTGGCGGTTCCGAAACGGCGCTGA
- a CDS encoding adenosine deaminase — translation MPLPKAELHLHVEGTLEPELAFELAARNGVELPYVDTDALREAYRFEDLQTFLNLYYELMAVLRTERDFEDLADAYLARAAAQGVRHAEIFFDPQAHLARGVGMGTVVDGLWRALGRSQEKHGVSTRLIMCFLRDESAESAMETLEAAKPYLDRIAGIGLDSAEAGHPPAKFREVYEAAAALGLRRVAHAGEEGPPEYIAQALDVLGVERVDHGLRCMEDPELVARLVRDRIPLTLCPLSNVRLRAVGTLADHPLPAMLDAGLLCTVNSDDPAYFGGYVGDTFDAVRDTLGLGEDRLRELARNSFLASFLEYDEELRRRYLAEVEAYEFP, via the coding sequence ATGCCGCTGCCGAAAGCCGAACTGCACCTGCACGTCGAAGGCACCCTGGAGCCCGAGCTGGCTTTCGAGCTGGCCGCGCGCAACGGCGTCGAGCTACCGTACGTGGACACCGACGCGCTCCGCGAGGCCTACCGGTTCGAGGACCTCCAGACCTTCCTGAACCTGTACTACGAGCTCATGGCCGTCCTGCGCACCGAGCGGGACTTCGAGGACCTGGCCGACGCCTATCTCGCGCGGGCCGCCGCGCAGGGCGTGCGGCACGCGGAGATCTTCTTCGACCCGCAGGCCCACCTCGCCCGGGGCGTCGGCATGGGCACGGTCGTCGACGGACTGTGGCGGGCGCTGGGCCGCAGCCAGGAGAAGCACGGCGTCTCGACCCGGCTGATCATGTGCTTCCTGCGCGACGAGTCCGCCGAGTCGGCCATGGAGACGCTGGAGGCCGCCAAGCCGTACCTCGACCGGATCGCGGGGATCGGACTGGACTCCGCCGAGGCGGGCCACCCGCCGGCGAAGTTCCGCGAGGTGTACGAGGCCGCCGCCGCCCTCGGGCTGCGGCGCGTGGCGCACGCCGGCGAGGAGGGCCCGCCGGAGTACATCGCGCAGGCCCTCGACGTGCTCGGCGTCGAGCGCGTCGACCACGGGCTGCGCTGCATGGAGGATCCGGAGCTGGTCGCCCGTCTGGTGCGCGACCGGATCCCGCTGACCCTGTGCCCCCTGTCGAACGTGCGCCTCCGCGCGGTCGGCACGCTGGCCGACCACCCGCTGCCCGCCATGCTGGACGCCGGCCTGCTGTGCACGGTCAACTCCGACGACCCCGCCTACTTCGGCGGCTACGTCGGCGACACCTTCGACGCGGTCCGCGACACCCTGGGCCTGGGCGAGGACCGGCTGCGCGAACTGGCCCGCAACTCCTTCCTCGCCTCCTTCCTGGAGTACGACGAGGAACTGCGCCGGCGGTACCTCGCCGAGGTCGAGGCGTACGAGTTCCCGTAA
- a CDS encoding 5-dehydro-4-deoxyglucarate dehydratase → MARVSPETNTAGPSDVVRRLREGMAGGVLSFPLTAFHDDGSLDPDGSRAYLAAQLATAPGAVFPACGTGEFFSLDEDEYRQVVSIAVEEAAGRVPVVAGAGYGWAQAARFARIAEEAGADALLVLPHYLVAAPQNGLAAQLEQLAARTRLPLIAYQRGQVAYGLEAFRRIARIPSVIGLKDGRSDLDALQRLTLAAPEGFLFFNGAPTAEMQARAYAAVGVPAYSSAVHAFAPEIANAFFAALRSGDGGSADKLLRDFYVPFVELRDRVPGYSVSLVKAAARLRGRPVGPVRAPLTDPSPADLADLRELLDAGLDMVGAAL, encoded by the coding sequence ATGGCCAGGGTGAGTCCGGAGACGAACACCGCGGGTCCGTCCGATGTGGTGCGCAGACTGCGGGAGGGAATGGCGGGCGGTGTGCTGTCCTTCCCGCTGACGGCGTTCCACGACGACGGATCGCTCGACCCCGACGGCAGCCGCGCCTACCTGGCCGCTCAGCTCGCCACCGCGCCCGGCGCCGTCTTCCCGGCCTGCGGCACCGGCGAGTTCTTCTCGCTGGACGAGGACGAGTACCGCCAGGTCGTCTCGATCGCCGTCGAGGAGGCGGCGGGCCGGGTGCCCGTGGTGGCGGGCGCCGGGTACGGCTGGGCGCAGGCCGCACGGTTCGCGCGCATCGCCGAGGAGGCCGGCGCCGACGCGCTCCTCGTCCTGCCGCACTACCTCGTCGCCGCCCCGCAGAACGGACTGGCCGCCCAGCTCGAACAGCTCGCGGCCCGCACCCGGCTGCCGCTCATCGCCTACCAGCGCGGTCAGGTGGCGTACGGCCTGGAGGCGTTCCGGCGCATCGCGCGGATCCCCTCGGTGATCGGCCTCAAGGACGGCCGCAGCGACCTCGACGCCCTCCAGCGGCTCACCCTCGCCGCCCCCGAGGGGTTCCTGTTCTTCAACGGTGCCCCCACCGCCGAGATGCAGGCCCGCGCCTACGCGGCCGTCGGCGTCCCCGCCTACTCCTCCGCCGTGCACGCCTTCGCCCCGGAGATCGCGAACGCCTTCTTCGCCGCGCTGCGGTCCGGCGACGGCGGCTCCGCCGACAAGCTGCTGCGCGACTTCTACGTCCCCTTCGTCGAACTGCGCGACCGGGTGCCCGGATACTCCGTGTCCCTGGTGAAGGCGGCCGCCCGGCTGCGCGGGCGCCCCGTCGGACCCGTCCGGGCCCCGCTCACCGACCCCTCGCCCGCCGACCTGGCCGACCTGAGGGAACTGCTGGACGCGGGACTCGACATGGTGGGGGCCGCCCTGTGA
- a CDS encoding glucarate dehydratase family protein, with translation MTRDLTVTEVRLTPILIADPPLLNTQGVHQPYTPRLIVEVVTADGITGYGETYGDTKYLELARPLADRLTGRRITDLNGLFGLDLAVDASRVENAVDVGGLRGVQTADKLRLSVLSGFEVACLDALGKALGLPVHALLGGKVRDSVEYSGYLFYKWAGHPEGVDCEKDDWGAALDPAGVVEQARGFTERHGFTSFKLKGGVFPPQEEIAAVRALAEAFPGHPLRLDPNGAWSVETSVEVARQLGDVLEYLEDPALGTPAMAEVAARTGVPLATNMCVTTFAEIKEAFTSNAVQVLLSDHHYWGGLRNTQHLAALCAAFGVGVSMHSNTHLGISLAAMTHVASTVPGLHHACDTHYPWQSEDVLTERLTFDGGRIAVPDGPGLGVELDRDRLAFLHRRWAEDDGRLRDRDDAAAMRVADPGWTAPPTPRW, from the coding sequence GTGACCCGCGACCTCACCGTCACCGAGGTACGGCTGACCCCGATCCTGATCGCCGACCCGCCGCTGCTGAACACCCAGGGCGTGCACCAGCCGTACACCCCCCGCCTGATCGTGGAGGTGGTGACGGCCGACGGGATCACCGGATACGGCGAGACCTACGGCGACACCAAGTACCTGGAGCTGGCCCGCCCCCTCGCCGACCGGCTGACGGGACGTCGGATCACCGACCTGAACGGCCTGTTCGGCCTCGATCTCGCCGTGGACGCCTCCCGGGTGGAGAACGCCGTCGACGTCGGCGGACTGCGCGGCGTCCAGACCGCCGACAAACTGCGCCTGTCCGTCCTGTCCGGCTTCGAGGTCGCCTGCCTGGACGCCCTCGGCAAGGCGCTCGGCCTGCCCGTGCACGCGCTGCTCGGCGGCAAGGTGCGCGACTCCGTCGAGTACAGCGGCTACCTCTTCTACAAGTGGGCCGGGCATCCGGAGGGCGTCGACTGCGAGAAGGACGACTGGGGCGCCGCCCTCGACCCGGCGGGCGTGGTGGAGCAGGCGCGCGGGTTCACCGAGCGCCACGGCTTCACCTCCTTCAAGCTCAAGGGCGGCGTCTTCCCGCCCCAGGAGGAGATCGCCGCCGTACGGGCCCTGGCGGAGGCCTTTCCCGGACACCCGCTGCGGCTGGATCCCAACGGGGCCTGGTCGGTGGAGACCTCCGTGGAGGTGGCCCGGCAGCTCGGGGACGTCCTGGAGTACCTGGAGGACCCCGCCCTCGGCACGCCCGCCATGGCGGAGGTGGCCGCCCGGACCGGCGTTCCGCTGGCCACCAACATGTGCGTGACGACCTTCGCCGAGATCAAGGAGGCGTTCACCTCGAACGCGGTCCAGGTGCTGCTCTCCGACCACCACTACTGGGGCGGCCTGCGCAACACCCAGCACCTGGCGGCTCTGTGCGCCGCCTTCGGCGTCGGCGTGTCGATGCACTCCAACACCCATCTGGGGATCAGCCTGGCCGCGATGACCCACGTGGCGTCCACCGTGCCCGGCCTCCACCACGCCTGCGACACCCACTACCCCTGGCAGTCGGAGGACGTCCTGACCGAGCGGCTCACCTTCGACGGCGGCCGGATCGCCGTCCCCGACGGCCCCGGTCTCGGCGTCGAACTCGACCGGGACAGGCTGGCCTTCCTGCACCGCCGCTGGGCCGAGGACGACGGCCGCCTGCGGGACCGGGACGACGCGGCGGCGATGCGCGTCGCCGACCCGGGCTGGACCGCCCCGCCGACCCCCCGCTGGTAG
- a CDS encoding carbohydrate kinase family protein has translation MVGAPHAHVDAQVDPLAGLRSADDPPWDVYLTGTVFLDIIFTGLDSAPVRGTESWARGMGSSPGGVANMATALARLGLRTSLAAAFGDDHYGDYCWDALEQGEGIDLSPSGTVPGWHSPVTVSMAYEGERTMVSHGHEPPPEAVFLQEGVPECRPRARAAVASLTPGRRSPWIAQAAGEGTRIFGDVGWDDTGAWDLAGLSDLEHCEAFLPNAEEAMRYTGTDCPRAAAHALTAFVPLAVVTLGSEGAYAVDRRTGESAEVPAIAVEALDPTGAGDVFVAGFVTGTLAGWPLADRLAFAGLTAALSVQEFGGSLSAPGWSEIAAWWRRVQSVEGQDPAALRRYAFLEDLVPEASVEPWPRRRAVPTIGFRRPA, from the coding sequence ATCGTCGGGGCACCGCACGCCCACGTCGATGCCCAGGTCGACCCGCTGGCCGGGCTGCGCTCCGCGGACGATCCGCCCTGGGACGTGTACCTCACGGGCACCGTCTTCCTCGACATCATCTTCACCGGACTCGACTCCGCCCCGGTGCGCGGGACCGAGTCCTGGGCGCGCGGGATGGGGTCGAGCCCCGGCGGGGTGGCCAACATGGCGACCGCGCTGGCCCGCCTGGGACTGCGGACGTCCCTGGCGGCGGCCTTCGGAGACGACCACTACGGCGACTACTGCTGGGACGCGCTGGAACAGGGCGAGGGCATCGACCTGTCCCCGTCCGGCACCGTGCCCGGCTGGCACTCGCCGGTCACCGTCTCCATGGCGTACGAGGGCGAGCGCACCATGGTCTCGCACGGCCACGAGCCGCCCCCGGAGGCCGTGTTCCTCCAGGAGGGTGTCCCGGAGTGCCGGCCCCGCGCGCGTGCCGCCGTGGCCTCTCTGACGCCGGGCCGGCGCTCCCCGTGGATCGCCCAGGCCGCGGGCGAGGGCACGCGCATCTTCGGGGACGTCGGCTGGGACGACACCGGTGCCTGGGACCTGGCGGGCCTGTCCGACCTGGAGCACTGCGAGGCGTTCCTGCCCAACGCCGAGGAGGCGATGCGCTACACGGGCACCGACTGCCCGCGCGCCGCCGCGCACGCGCTCACCGCGTTCGTCCCGCTCGCGGTGGTCACCCTCGGTTCCGAGGGCGCCTACGCGGTCGACCGGCGCACGGGGGAGAGCGCCGAGGTGCCCGCCATCGCGGTGGAGGCACTGGACCCGACCGGCGCGGGCGACGTCTTCGTGGCCGGCTTCGTCACCGGCACCCTGGCCGGCTGGCCGCTGGCCGACCGCCTGGCCTTCGCCGGCCTCACCGCCGCCCTGTCCGTGCAGGAGTTCGGCGGCTCCCTGTCGGCCCCCGGCTGGTCCGAGATCGCCGCCTGGTGGCGCCGGGTCCAGTCGGTCGAGGGCCAGGACCCGGCGGCCCTGCGGCGGTACGCGTTCCTGGAGGACCTGGTTCCGGAGGCGAGCGTCGAGCCGTGGCCGCGGCGCCGGGCCGTGCCGACCATCGGGTTCCGCAGGCCGGCGTGA